The sequence TATGAGTAAGAAATGTTATCAATAATTTCATATCGAGTGGGTCATTTTAAGAAGTGCACGTAATATGGGCCCCACTAACAACTACTTATTAATTACAGTCCTAGAAATCCCAATCACTTAATTAGGATCCAATAAATTCCAAACACTTTACATGCATGCAAGGCCCGGTCATGACAGAATTGCAAATAAAAATTTGCATTGTATGTgtgtgtctatatatatatatatatatatgttgataaAAATCACATGCATGCAACATCATCAACAAAATTCATCACTTGCATAAATATCTTTTCTGCAATCTAAAATtagtaaaaaataataattattttgttttctaaaaattaattgagCTAATAAAGAGATCAAAGAACAAACATCAAATGCGCAGAGAGAtcgagagcgagagagagaaaatgggCGTACGTACTTATCAAGGCGCTCTTTAATGGCGGAGAGCAAAAGAAAGTTATCCTGATCGGTGGTGGCCAAAGCTTTCTTGACGACGAGCTCGCGATTCGTCCGATCGAGCTTCCGCACGTCGACCGTCTCCGTCTTAGCGCCGCCCTGCCTATCGGAGCCCTTCTTCCTCAGCAACGCCATGTTCGATCGCTTCTGCGACGGCAATCTCGCGATCGCCGCCCACATCAGCTCGTCCTCATCCTCCGCCACCGACTCGGCGTTCGACGGCCGAGCGAATGACTCGCTCCCTGCCTCTATCTCGAAGTACTCGCTGCCGTTCGATGCGGCCGCCATTGCCACACCTCCGATGCGTATCGGCCGTTCgatctctctcacacacacacactcactctttctctctctttctctttctctttctctctctgtaaACGAACTTTTGATTTTTATGTGAGTTTGCTTGGTGGAGTTAAGCAGGAAGGGAAGGCTAACGGACTCTCAGAAAAAGGAGGTGCAGGTGGCATATACTGGCACAAATATGAGCTCTGGGGGCATTATGGTCATTTTAACTCTAATTTTTGGGCTTTTAGCCCCGCGAATTTTGAAGACTGTGTATTTTCGGTTTTGCCCTCTgcattttggtattttttcgACTTTTGCTCCGAAGAAAGTATGAATTGGTTGCAAAATTTCTTGGGTATGAtgtctttcttcttcaattattCTTTTGGGTTCTCTTTTAAAACATtcaagaaaaacccaaatttaaaatttttgccatatcagataatatatatatatcctgaAATTATATACAAGAAACTCAtgttaattacaattaaaaaatttgttctaGAAACTCATGTTAATTACAATTAGAAACATATCCTAATTTCTAGCATACTAATAATtccacttttgttttttggctgTTCATTCCTCTAATATTGTACCTGCAAATTTATTAACTTAATAAGGTGGAATGAAATCATTTTCCTCAATTTTAGGAATTGTGTTACCACAAATCCAAATCTgaattaattcaaattatcCTTTTAAAGCCTTTCCATGTGTACAGGTGACATTTACCCACAGTATACCTACAAATTTACTCACCTCTAAAGGACGACAATTTACTTATCTTGTATATACCCCATACcggataaataaattatttttacaatatACCTATAAATGTGCTAGTTTTAATATATCTACAATATTAttataggtacattattatttgtaacctacaaatatatataaaatatgggTAGTATTTCGTAAGAGgtaaattactaattatattattgcataatataaaattatttgaataataAGTAACTTCATACtaggtaaatttttttttttttggttacaaggaggaggtaatttttttttttcataaaacaaacaataaatggattattaaattattttcataaaacaagtaatagGTACATTAATTTTCCAAAACCAATACAGTCGATGATATaggtacctttttttttcttttttttaaaaaaaatctttttgcCATCAAGTACATTAGTTTTCCAGAACCAATAttataggtacattattattcacaaaaaataataatgtatACGTTAATCTATTAGATAAGTCATATTAGatacttttttattattaaataaatggAAGCAAATCCCTAAGCCAATCTAAATTTGATATGCTCTGGATTTGGGATGGGATAGCCTCCTCTTCccctaaacttttttttataaccaaaaaaaaaaaaaaaaagattaaaaggagaaaaacgtgaattttaaatttgatttaaaaaaaatgattaagTTGCAATGAATGAAGACACcaaaaaaatgcaaagacaACTCAAACTTTAAGTGGGGCTATTTTAGGGATATGAAAAGTATAATAAATTAGATTGTAAGCTAGATTAGGTAACTGCTGAGTTGGATTCTAGTCATAggatttaatatataaaaattgggtttttcttATAGAAAAATAAGGTGATAGTTTgcagataaagaaaaattaatttggaggggaaaatccaaatttactattttttttttccggtttgaGAGAATTTATTTTGCTGACAGAATTGGTGTTTGGTGGGATAATTTCtagaaataagaaaatgaaaccaatgaaaataatgaattgGACACTTGATAATTTCGATAATAAGAATATCAAACCAATCAAAcaagttttgattttgctAATTACAAGCCTATACAATTCATGTTTACCAAGATTTgcacaagaaagaaagttttTCAAATTGCAGGCAAATGCGGGAAGCCTAACTGTAGAGGCTCGGGATCCATTTTTCAAATTGTACTACATCTagtaatttcaaatatatgcaaatgtagttttttttttttttttttttttaagaaagagaattcattcataaaaccAAAGACGTACAAAGAGCGACATGATATAGTGACCTCGTTAAAACTTTCCTAGGACAACCTCATGGGACAAAatccaagagagaaaagagggaCACACCTTATGGACTAACAAGAGAGTTCAATTCAGGTCACTTTGgaccattacaataaaagaacaaaccaaaaatgaaaactaacaCAGACCTTCGATGAGAACCACAACTAGAGACCAACACAGTAGACCCACATAAGAAGACTGCATAAACCTTAAATAGTAAACCCACATGAGAGGACCGCAGAACATCCTAACTGTCAATAGAAGCCTTCTATGAGCGAAATCATAGTCCTTTGACACCCACACAAACTGTAAGGCATACTATAGCATAAACTAGGAGAGAACGTGGTGGGGGAACACagaaataacaataaaaggaCCCATATGAAGCACTACACTTCAACTCAGAACCTGATAAAGAAAACCTCCTATGACCAAGCATAGTTCTTTGGTCAACGCAAAGTAGAGAAGAACACCACATCCCAACAACTACTACCAGCGTCACTGCTGCCACCCCCGttaaaacaaagacaaaacatTAGCCATTAGGTATCACAACTCTCCCGAGGAGAGACACAATCCAACATCACTACTGTTGCCGCAGCCGAGACAAAGACAACATCAGTCACCTATAACAAAgcaaaaacaaccaaacaaacaaacctaGATCCAAACATATCTAAACTATCTGGGGagggaaaaggaaagagataGGGGAtaagaagaagggaaaagatgggagaaaaagaaggggcgatgaggagaggaaggggaagatgtgTGGAGGGGAGGAGGGGCAGTGGCCACCTCCCTCCCTTAACTTCCTTGCGGTTGGTTGTCGGCAACGAGAAATGAGACTAGGTTGTGGCAAGGATTTTTTGCCAATTGTTTGACTATCATGTATTTTTGCAAATGTAGTTGTTTATGTAGTAAATTTAGCATTTCAAATCCCTCCACCCAAATGACGCATCAAACCAAtcaaaataatgaatttaGACAAGTTATGATTTGATTAAATACAAGCGTATATATGTTATTTCAagcattctttttttgtgtggagaaAGTTAGGAAAGAGGAGGGGGAAAACTCACACacatttaaattcaaaatcacTTGAGAACACACCAAAAATCTCAATCAATCCAACTAACACCTCattatgtcatatttttctacTAAGAATGAAAACTACTACATATATTACACGTCAAGATTTGACTTTCATCTTTCTCCCCTACATATGTTAATTCAAAAtgtggtttttctttttcattaacATCAACTAGAACTCTGAGATATTATTGAAGATGATCATATCTTAGATAAATGCATGATAAATAGGAAATTTAATTACAAGGGCATTCtattgtttattttgtattttttctttttggctttttatcacaGATGGTCCTTTAGGTTTGCGAAATTATCATCTTTCATCCCTAAGGTTTTTTGGTACACTAATAGTCCTTAACGTTAGCCTCTACACATCAAAATGATCCCTACCATTAGCTTCCGtgaaattttctgttaaattgatGATGTGGCACATATGTAGAGCCCACACATCCAATAACATAGAACCATGTggctttaaataaaatataaagtacattttaaatattttaaaacttaaaatccatataaaaatttaaaaagaaaattaagtctttttataaataaaaaacctgcAGCCATCCTCTGCGTTCTCCCTCTCCCAGCGCCCCTCCCCCCCTCGCAGAGCCACTCTCAAGCAAAttaaaatcttttattttcGATTCAAATGCATTCGAGTACTCCAGCACTAATTTCTGAATCGAACCAAGTCTCTGCTCGTTGGATTTCATCTCTCTGTCATATTCTTCAAtcaatgtttgtttgtttggctCAACCTCCTGTACAATGCCCTGCAATTCCTTGGCTTTAGTTCCCATCACCAAGTTAAAGTTCAACTCTTTGGCTTCAAAATCCCCCAATTGAGAGGCCATTTCCTTCTTGAACACTTGTAGCTCTTGGAATTCCTTGGCTTAAGGGGCTCTATGAGTGGGTCTGCGATGAGGGGATGGCTGCaagatttttagttttttagttttaatattttttttatttataaaaagacttaattttctttttaaaattttttatagggattttaagttttaagggtaaattactcaaatggtcctcaaacttgtacgcgatttacattttggtccttaaattaaaatattagtccaaatggtacataaattctattttaatcgctcatttgatccaaccgttacattaTGTCAATAttgctgttaaatatgagggcaaattggtcatttcgtacgttaaaataaaaataaaataaaaaataaaataaaaactcaataattgaggggagaagaaatcgaagggagggggtttgggtctcatgattttttcctctctttttcttcaattattttctaattttgtatttattttaaccctattttatttgttaattatgaaaagtcgtatttacccctaaaatttggttacatttaacagaaaatgtaacggttggatcaaatgagcgattaaaatagagtttatgtaccatttggactaataatttaatttagggaccaaaatgtaaatcgcgtacaagtttgaggactatttgagtaatttaccctaagttttaaaatatttaaaatgtattttatattttatttaaagccACATGATTCTATATCATTGGATATATAGACTCTACATATGTGTCACATCATCAATTACAattagtgtcacaaaaaaaccTCAGTACTTATTAGGATCAAACCAAAAGCATTGGCCAATCCAACTAACACTCCATTGTTCTAAAACATTATTTTTGAACATCATCAACAtagtcattttcattttttacaaCTGAAGGTATCTTatcatttttgcattttttttcatgCTAACATAACATTCTGAATTGTATAGCATTATTTGTAGCCGCACAGTTGATCACCACTGCTTTCAACGTGGATGATTCAGACGACACTTCGCAGGAAACAGTCACCATCAAAATACAGTTGACAACTTGCTGCCCTTCCCTGCActaagagcaagtccagcagtgCTGGACGAGctcgggctggggggggtTTGGGTCAAAATCGCGCGTCCAGCAACAAAAGGCCAGTCCGGGCTACTCGTGGGGGCCACCAGACGGGCAGGCCCGAAGGCGGAAATGGCCCGAGGTCCAAACCGAAGTCCCGGACAAATTAGCTGACGCCAGCATGGCGTCAGCCctgaagtttgaatttttttttaccgttggcgcgtgcattgcacgcgccaacgttaaaaaaaatttcgaatcAGCGCGCTACAGTGCCGCCAACGGCTCTTGGACACGTGGCGGCTGTGGTCGCTccgattggaattttttttgaaatccaacggcagcAAATATTTCtgcccaaaaaaattgaaaaaaaatcgaattttttttaaaaaatacacaaaaattacagaattttttgtgtataaataccaacccatactcttcacttttaacaccaaatcctcatatattttcttctccttctactattattcactttctcctcaaatttttttcactttctattcaatattttttcactttgaagttgtaattttttttctagcatattatgggttcttctaatgaaaatggaggggcatggagcatgatagaagatgttagcttgtgtgaggcttgggtcgaagttagtcattgtccagtaacgggcaatgagattaatgtcttagtttacttgcctttgatttcattgtattttttgttttgtttaattcatgtattttattttattattagttgtattgcttttcttttagtcaataaagaaaatattcaacaaaattcatttttattcaaaacattccatacataaaaaacaaaccacaaccaaagcataaaaaataaaacaaacccacaaccaaaggataaaaaaaaaacaacccacaaccaaagcataatacaataaaacaaaccacaaccaaagcataaaaaataaacaacccacaaccaaagcataataaaataaaaacaacttcttcacttcactttattcaccttcatttccttcattgcctttcaccgcccataaatgctccatcaagtcaacttgatggtgttcatgaatataggacgattgcatctccgtgtagcgatcaatcatacggggcatgaaactaccgtctctaaccaacggttcatgctgcattgcttctccatttggccccactggtttttcataaattcgtgttagggccgtgtccatgggatttggttcatacacgtcatcagcatcgtaatcatattcatcttccacaatcatgttgtggaggatgatacaagtcatcattatactcctaagcacctcctcgtcaaatagacgtgccgcgcccctgataatagcccacctAGCTTGGAGGATACCAAAacacctctcaacatcttttctgtacccctcttgatagcgagcaaaaaatttttgcttatgggatcggggatgtggaattgttttcacaaatgttgtccacctcgggtatatGCCATCAGCAAGATAATACCCGAtctggtagatggtattgttaatttcatatgtgtcTACGCATTCTCtctctagtttctctctcttgcctctccaaaatctcttccatgtctgccattgagaatggagaatgaaatctaaaatttgagaaatggaaatgtagagaagaactggtgtgggaggtatgagctgaacctctgattttatagaaaaatgtacacagatagatatgacacgtggcgcaatcttagagggtgaaaatcttatctgaaatttgaaattcaaatgaaatttcagatttcaaatttatctgaaatttgaattccgaaatgtatctgaaatttgacattttgaatttatctgaaatttgaattttgaaatgtatctgaaatttgaaatttatctgaaatttgaaaccgaaaatcttatccgagatgaatagtattgacacgtaggaacccaaaaatcttatccgaaaatattatccaaattaattatttaagtaaacaaaattgtgaaaaaaacaaaaaaaatgaatagtaattgccatggcaagcccctaactgctggaaacacattttgctggagggcactagggcagccactattcacgtgaatagtggctgccctagggctaatcttgccatggcaaggggcaactggtggagttgctctaagtTGAGCTCACTTTTGTGCCCTCTCGGTTTCCAAGTTATAAAGCACAATATCACATTTCTTTGGGGACCACCAATAAGTAGCAAGCAAGAGTGAAAAAGCCAATGCAAATTTTTGCAGCATTTTTAAAGCTAAACATCAACAAACACACCACCAGTCAaaagattgttttttttttttttctatttgaaGAAAAACCAGCCAATTTAGCAGTTCTTGACAATAATCAATCACCATCTGCCCTCCACAGCCAGGTAAATTACTACAATCTAAACATGAATAACCAGAAGGTGGAATACAAACCTGCTTGCCATAATAATACAACGCAAAAGGATCTTGAGCAGCGACACAATACAACAATATAGATTGTAGGTCCTCCAGAAAGAAAACATCTTGTATGGGACATGTCCTACAGCCCCCTCTCACAGTGAGGTGGGACCCGCAAACATGGTCCACCAGACCGTGAGAGAGGGTCGCATAAGACCTTCATGGACAAAAGAACTTCTCCTCCCAGTCATTCACCTTCTAAGGTGTTTACAAAAGCAGTGAGATGTTAAAACACTAGTAATGCTATGTCGAAGAAACACTAGGAGGGGTGAACACGTTGGTATATCTGTACAGGCTTGGCGGATGAAAAACCTCAACACCacctcaaaaacaaaatttctgcACCATTAGATATCAGACTACGTTCTTGTGAGATCAGCGTTTAACCTTAATAGTATATTGACTTGATTTCGAAGCAGATTTTTTGGACTTTAAATTCTTGCCCTTGGGGCGGAACTTGTCATCATCAGAATCATCACTTCCATCCCCAAGCTTCCGGTTCCGCTTCTTCTCAGCTCCAGCACAAATAACAATCTTCCCTTCATCCTTCTGTTCCACCGGCTCGCACTTCTCCTTCGGCTTCCAAATGAAAAGTGACCTGAACAAGTAACATGGTTACTGTAGGGAATTCCAAGTTTGGTAATATACATTTTAACAGAAACTAATTTCCTATACAACCATAAAAGAAAGATCCTCGGTTGTTAAACTGAACAAACTCCAAGTTATATTAGTGACGAGCGTAACAGTGCTCAGACCTTGAACTACCAGATGCCAAAACATCATCACGCGGATGTAGCTTGTTCACTGGACTGATTGTAGTGATGTTTGGATCCATGACCTCAGCAACTAGTTGTCCTGTGCTGACGTCTATAAAATCAATGGGATGCAAGGCAGCTCCGTCATAGTTCTCACTTATATAACGACCAATAACTGCAAGGGACTCCGACGAGTCCTGAACCGAAAGGCATATTAGATATCCTAAACATGAAACAAAAGAACTTAGGGCAAAAGATAAATAATTCAAGCCGAAATATGCACCCTTGGATCCCATTCAGCTTTGAAAGCAGTCAGATGGCGATTAAAGTCATGACTGTGTACAATCTCTCGGCTTGGTGAATCCATATTGCCAAATATGGAGTCCCATATACGAAGACGGTTGTCCTGTGAAGTGCTAAGAATTTTGCTGCCAGACACTGGAGAAAAATATGCAGAGTTAACAACACGGCTGTGCGCAAGGTCATAAATGGAAGAACCAGCTTCGATGTGACGAATGTCCCATATTCGAGCCTAAGgagtagaaaccatgtcacTTGAAGTCTTATATATTTTACCATATGGGAGAAAACAGACAGGAAACGCATGTATTTAGGCTGAAGAGAAAGCCAGACAACCAATCAGTCcataaataattcaaataattaattcaatcaaCAAGCTTACGAAGTGATCATTTCCGCAACTCAGGAGAAGGTCTGGTTGAACAGGATTGCAGTGGAGTCCAACAACTTTGCTACCTTTCTTATGGATCAAAATTGGCTTCCCAGTTGGGTCATTGGAGCGAGTATCAACCCTAACcacaaaataaatcaataacCAAACAATATATCAACCAACCCCTAGAAGAAAGCAAAGGAAGCACCTCATATCTTACCAAATGATCTATGGAACGAATATAACTATTATGGTTGCTGGACAAAAAACTACAACTTCAGACAGAGGATAGGGAAAGAATGGAAACACATGTTAAACGATGGATCGCTGTACCAACAAACTAAACAGTTCATTAGTTGCTTTCTCTTTATTATGTGATTGTATATCTCTTTATCTTAATTAAGAACAtaagataaacaaaaacagtacTTACAAGTACAGAAAACCGAAGTTATCAGCAACAAGCACAGCACCTTTTTCTGCATTGATATCCATGCCATAAAGCATCCTCCAGCTGTTTTGCCCCTACAGGCAGGTCGCATATATAATTCATTCTaccaaattaaattgaaaaaattgatgcaaaAATAAGTTAGTCTTCCTCCTATGTTCACCAAACACAAGCTAGACCTCAATATTTTCTATTATCCTTGTAGTCTGTATAAGGAAAATAAGCTGTCGCAATActgataataataaaaataatgatatTACTCCTGCTACTACTcctaaataataataattattataacaataataacaataataacaataataatagcAAATACTAGCATCAACATTTGTACATGTACAAGAAATTTATCCAATTGAGCAATAGACTCAACAATCATCAAATATCAACCTCGAAGTAACAAACAATTagcccaaaagaaaacatttacATATGGGCATGATCATTGCAGCTAAGGTAGTTAAGCACTAAGATGAATATTGGTACAACAAACTTTTCAAATCAGGCAACAGACACAAGGATGCGACAATTcgagaaaaaacaaagttatGTATGTATATCAAAACTATTAACTAAGGTAGGCATCCTTCAAACTTTTTTGGATTTCCAAAAACACCAGGTTATAGAAGCTCAGACACTCCTCCTTGATGTACATCATTAACAGCGAgaaaattgtttaaaaaatgATTACCTGCCATCCATCAGGGTTAAGGTTCATCAGAGATACTGAAATTCCAGTCTCCAAATCAGTGCAACTAATAGTTCCATCTGAGGATGCAGCATAGACTGTATCATCACTTGCAGGTTTAAACCTGCAAGAATTTTAACgcagaaaattttgaataagtaaacaataaaatcaaCATAAATTAGTATATGCATGTGCATGCAAACAGATATTCTACATTTACAAATgtgcatatataaattcatatcCAGGTAGAGAACTCACTTCATATTGTTGAGTATACATGAGTGTACATTTCCATAAACAATCTTTTCGTGTACTTTGACAAAATCCCAGACTCCAAGTTGTCCTTTCTTTACaacaaagcaaaaagaagGACAGAGAGATAGAGGGAGGGAGTGCCAGGGTTAACCATCATCAACCAATCACACTCTTGAGTAAAATAAACCTAAATCAAGTCACAATGCAAACTATATGCGAGACTTACCTTATCCCCAGATAAAAGaatgttattttttgttggatGGAACTCCAAGCTAGTTACCCGTCTACTGTGATATCTGATAACTGCACAACTTACTTGATCTGGGATCACAAATGCTGGCTTGATCTATCAGAAGAAAATAGAAACTATAACAAATACACCAATGGCAACAGAGAATGCCCAAAACAAGACAGTATAGTATcccagaaataaaatatatacaaatcaATGGTCGAACTTTATGAGGATCCTGAAATACACCAAGGATCtataacaataacaaaatgaagaacaaaattaCTCATCTTGGAATTTAATCTCTAAATGCATAAATTTTATACACAGAAACAATGCCAAGAAA comes from Prunus dulcis chromosome 6, ALMONDv2, whole genome shotgun sequence and encodes:
- the LOC117631472 gene encoding protein DAMAGED DNA-BINDING 2, with protein sequence MPPQTRRMAFPKVVIERETDSEQSSSEEDEADVEQEEEVVLESENEGKVEQALDEKKKGKAPITISLKKVCKVCKKPGHEAGFKGATYIDCPMKPCFLCKMPGHTTVACPHRVATEYGVVPAPHKSTRNALEYMFERQIRPRVPPIKPAFVIPDQVSCAVIRYHSRRVTSLEFHPTKNNILLSGDKKGQLGVWDFVKVHEKIVYGNVHSCILNNMKFKPASDDTVYAASSDGTISCTDLETGISVSLMNLNPDGWQGQNSWRMLYGMDINAEKGAVLVADNFGFLYLVDTRSNDPTGKPILIHKKGSKVVGLHCNPVQPDLLLSCGNDHFARIWDIRHIEAGSSIYDLAHSRVVNSAYFSPVSGSKILSTSQDNRLRIWDSIFGNMDSPSREIVHSHDFNRHLTAFKAEWDPRDSSESLAVIGRYISENYDGAALHPIDFIDVSTGQLVAEVMDPNITTISPVNKLHPRDDVLASGSSRSLFIWKPKEKCEPVEQKDEGKIVICAGAEKKRNRKLGDGSDDSDDDKFRPKGKNLKSKKSASKSSQYTIKVKR